The Rhipicephalus sanguineus isolate Rsan-2018 chromosome 10, BIME_Rsan_1.4, whole genome shotgun sequence genome segment GCGACAAACAGTCGTTGTCGACGACGCAAAGTCGGACTCATCTGATGTGCGGTCTGGAATACCACAGGGATCAGTCTTGGGTCCCCTGTTTTTTCTACTGTTCATTAATGACATAGTGCAACACATACCAGTTAAAATTCggttgtttgcagacgactgcatactCTACAATGAAATCCACAGCGAGGCAGATCAGGCTATCCTAAATTCATCTTTATCAGTTATAGCTACTTGGTGCTTAGAATGGCAAATGAGCATTAACCTCAGAAAAACAGTATCGATGACCATAACACGCAAACAGAAGTCGTTACCTTTTGTGTACAGCATTAATGGCCATAACTTATCGTCTGTCACGCAATATAAATACCTCGGTTTAGTGATCACGTCGGACCTTAGGTGGAGTAACCATGTAgctcacattaaaaaaaaggccatgAAGAAACTTGGATACCTGAGAAGAACCTTGGCTAAATCTACGAGCAATATAAAATTGTTGGCCTACAAGACATTCATAAGACCATTACTAGAATACGCTACTCCTGTCTGGGGCCCTTACACCCAATCAAACGTAAGCGAAATCGAAAACATACAGCGGAAAGCAGTCAGATTTATCTTTAATTCTTACCGTCGTCATACATCCGTCAGTGCTCTTTTACAGGACGCGAACCTCGAAACTCTAGAGATACGACGCTATCGAGACAGGCTCAAGATGTTATACCTGATTTATCGACAACATGTCAAAATAGATAGGGAATTGTATATTAAACCGTGTAGTAGGCGCCCAACCCGTTCATCTCATTCGTTCAAGTTAATCGAATACTCGTGCCGAACCAACATGTTCAAAAAATCGTTCTTCCCTCGTACAATCCATGAATGGAACGCATTGCCTGAAAATGTATTACAGAGCCCAACCATGTCGTCGTTTATGCACGCTCTCGCTCATCTATGACCGAGATGTTTCCTGTGGCGTCTGTCGCTTTCCAGATGGCGTGCGACATTGAAACAAAAGCCATTACACCCTTCTTATCGTTGTCGAGCAGACTACTGCGTGAACATGCGCTCTTTTGCacattcttctcttttttttccccttgtagTTATTTTATTTGTCCTAAACTGAAACATTTTTTCACCCTGTGGTCCATGTATTTTCTTACCAGTATTTTCAACTGTATTATCGTGTGTGTTTTACTGGAACCTGTTGTTTCTTGTTTCACATACTGAAAAGATTGTTCAACACTGTTTTTAGTTttatttcacagatttgtttGGAACCGTTCTCACAGATTGTTCAACATTTTTCTTTTGTGTACAATCCACTCCTGCCTATGGCTTGTAAAACAAGTTGgcagtattaaataaataaataaaaaataaataaaactcaTTTATTTACAATACAGGCAGTTGCACATCAACACCACAGCACGTCAGCATATAATTACACACACAGTACCAGTTTTATAATAACAGTAAAAATGTCTTAAGCATGTACAAGTTTTTCAATATGGAAATCCAACAAACAGGTTCAATGCACATGTTTACAACAATAATCCCGTTAATAAATGAGCAAGTCACATAAGTAGTGCACCTAATGTTTGCATTTCATTACAGATCAATACAGTGtcataaaaacaaagaaaacacaagaagtAAATATTAGCTATCGTTCAGAAAACTGGAAGTTTTCAGAATTATAAATAAGTAAACTATTTTCTTAACTATTTATTACATCTTCCAATAACTTTAAAAATCAGACTGCAACACACCTAGGTTGTTCCACTCAAGAACAACACAATAAAAAGAATAAGTGAAAAGTGTCATTATTACAAACTCAAGTATGCTTATTTCACAAGAGCAAACAATGTCACGTCATTGAATACAAAATGACTTGTTATTGAATTGAAAACAAAATGAGCTGTATCAACAGTAACAAATGACAATTCAGTGTAGGGCAAtcagttgttttttgttttttttcccctgtCCTATGTCACTTAAAGGTTACTTGGCTCCAGCCCAGCAAGAAGGTCAGATTGAAAGTTTGTCAGTATTGCTGCTACAGTCCATATTTGATTAATGAGTGGTGCCAATGTTAGAGGAATGGGGCGGTCGAAAATGTGAAAGGATTTAATGCGGTTAATACTTCTTTCAGCGTGAATCCTCAGTGAGGCTATCTCCCGAGTCTCGTCCACCTTCACTTTAGGTAGCTTTCCCTCATGCAGAAAAGGAGGCAGGTTTAAATCGACACCTTTCTCTTCTAGGAGATCATCAATTCTGAATCCCTTGTCTGCCATGACTACGTCTCCTTGACCAAATTCAAGGTTAAGAAAGCCACTTTGTATGACACATTCCCTGTCTGACATAGAACCTGCGAATAACTCTGATACATATGAGACCAGACCGTTTGGCGTAGTGCCGACTAGTCCTTTGAAGGTGTTTGTTGATTTGTATGCAGAGTATGTGCTGGACTGCAATGCCAGGGAACTAGGCACTGTGCACAAGACTTCTGTTGCTTCCAAAATAACTCTCGTTGCCGAGTGCTTTCCCAGAAATGTAGCAGGCATTGTTTCGTCTATCATGTGTCGTGGTGCCCAGAGAGGCAACTTCACTAGTTTAAAATACAGCCTGTTAATCCATGATGAGCATATGCTTGACACGGTTGCCTGTGAGATGTTGAACCTATGCGCTAGATCCTGCTCAAAGAGACCTAGCCGAAGCCTGACAAGAACTAGAAATAGTTCATTCCCTTTACTtagttttctttctcttccatAACTTGCTGTCTCAAGCTTTTCAGAGAGGGCTGTATCACTGTGGCCATTGGGACAAGCATACTCAAACAATGCAACGAAATGGTCATAATCAGGGAGGCCAGTATAAAACATAAATTCCTCACTGCTCTCCCTAAATCTGCTCAAACAAAATGGaacatgctttcttttttcttcctcaatCACTTTAGTTAATATGGCTCTTTCTTTGGCAAGCTCTTCTCTTAGACGGCTGCACTGCTGCTTTAGTACGCTGATCTCCGATGCCTCTGCAAGTTCCTTGGTAGTCTCTTGCCCAGTATGTGTCTCGCAGTCCTCTTCAGGTGACAGCATGTCTGTAGATTGAGCAATATCCGCACCTTCACGGTCTGAAAC includes the following:
- the LOC119372258 gene encoding uncharacterized protein LOC119372258 — protein: MPADCCVPLCTQRGCRDNAGNKVSFHAFPRDPQLRKRWLIAIKRDEEPLFTINKNKKVCSKHFKACDFIPHVVSGWHILRDTAVPSVFAFSSSNKKPPKKREPLPKRVKKCPVQPHSMQKREPEVSDREGADIAQSTDMLSPEEDCETHTGQETTKELAEASEISVLKQQCSRLREELAKERAILTKVIEEEKRKHVPFCLSRFRESSEEFMFYTGLPDYDHFVALFEYACPNGHSDTALSEKLETASYGRERKLSKGNELFLVLVRLRLGLFEQDLAHRFNISQATVSSICSSWINRLYFKLVKLPLWAPRHMIDETMPATFLGKHSATRVILEATEVLCTVPSSLALQSSTYSAYKSTNTFKGLVGTTPNGLVSYVSELFAGSMSDRECVIQSGFLNLEFGQGDVVMADKGFRIDDLLEEKGVDLNLPPFLHEGKLPKVKVDETREIASLRIHAERSINRIKSFHIFDRPIPLTLAPLINQIWTVAAILTNFQSDLLAGLEPSNL